One genomic region from Pseudomonadota bacterium encodes:
- the dnaA gene encoding chromosomal replication initiator protein DnaA, producing the protein MTRVKMQQWGNALAAIRGKLSAQVFETWFAPIVATGIGEDRVTLGVPNNFFKEWLTNNYVELIRDALHAELGRRVEVEIEVVCRPLEGGATAPEEREATPSRRIPSLDSRLNPKYTFSNFVVGTSNQLPHAASIAIVERNASTYNPLFIYGGVGLGKTHLMHAIGNAVRAKSANKVVMYISSEEFVNEFITSLRTNKMDVFRRKYRKWCDVLLVDDIQFIAGKDGTQDEFFHTFNSLYEDGKQIVLTSDKYPQEIPDLEERLRSRFQWGLIADIQAPELETRLAILNRKAEDERIELPGDVALFLGSSIKTNIRELEGSLINLAAHASLEGRPIDLEFAKETLKRVIALHQSALSVETVQQAVCKHFNISLSDMRGSRRHRSVSLPRQVAMYLCRKGLRSSFPEIGQQFGGKDHTTALAACRKVERMLAEDNMVRAKVEALERLLGF; encoded by the coding sequence ATGACAAGGGTGAAGATGCAACAGTGGGGAAATGCACTGGCCGCGATCCGCGGAAAACTGAGCGCGCAGGTCTTCGAGACCTGGTTCGCGCCGATCGTGGCGACCGGCATCGGCGAGGATCGGGTCACGCTCGGCGTTCCCAACAACTTCTTCAAGGAGTGGCTGACCAACAACTACGTGGAGCTCATCCGCGACGCGCTGCACGCTGAGCTCGGGCGGCGCGTCGAGGTGGAGATCGAGGTCGTGTGCCGTCCTCTGGAGGGTGGCGCGACCGCCCCCGAGGAGAGGGAGGCGACGCCGAGCCGCCGGATCCCGTCCCTGGACTCGCGGCTGAACCCGAAGTACACGTTCTCGAACTTCGTCGTCGGGACGTCGAACCAGCTCCCGCACGCGGCGTCCATCGCGATCGTCGAGCGGAACGCCTCGACGTACAACCCGCTCTTCATCTACGGCGGCGTGGGGCTCGGCAAGACGCACCTGATGCACGCGATCGGCAACGCGGTGCGCGCGAAGTCGGCGAACAAGGTCGTCATGTACATCTCGTCCGAGGAGTTCGTGAACGAGTTCATCACCTCGCTGCGGACGAACAAAATGGACGTGTTCCGGCGCAAGTACCGCAAGTGGTGCGACGTCCTGCTCGTGGACGACATCCAGTTCATCGCCGGCAAGGACGGGACGCAGGACGAGTTCTTCCACACGTTCAACTCCCTGTACGAGGACGGGAAGCAGATCGTCCTCACGTCCGACAAGTACCCGCAGGAGATCCCGGATCTCGAGGAGCGGCTGCGCTCGCGGTTCCAGTGGGGGCTCATCGCCGACATCCAGGCGCCGGAGCTCGAGACCCGTCTCGCGATCCTGAACCGGAAGGCGGAGGACGAGCGGATCGAGCTGCCCGGCGACGTCGCGCTGTTCCTCGGGAGCTCGATCAAGACGAACATCCGCGAGCTCGAGGGCTCGCTCATCAACCTCGCCGCGCACGCGTCGCTCGAGGGGCGACCCATCGATCTCGAGTTCGCGAAGGAGACTTTGAAGCGCGTCATCGCCCTCCACCAGTCCGCGCTCAGCGTGGAGACGGTGCAGCAGGCCGTGTGCAAGCACTTCAACATCTCGCTCTCGGACATGCGGGGGAGCCGTCGCCACCGCTCGGTCTCGCTGCCGCGGCAGGTCGCGATGTACCTGTGCCGCAAGGGGCTCAGGAGCTCGTTCCCGGAGATCGGCCAGCAGTTCGGAGGCAAGGATCACACGACGGCGCTCGCCGCGTGCCGCAAGGTCGAGAGGATGCTCGCCGAGGACAACATGGTCCGGGCGAAGGTCGAGGCGCTCGAGCGGCTGCTGGGATTCTGA